From a region of the Pecten maximus chromosome 18, xPecMax1.1, whole genome shotgun sequence genome:
- the LOC117316647 gene encoding kelch-like protein 10, with protein MIIAAVVSSIALRNSQTEQEMETPLQRGLKKGDDKLELSAHAYDVLTDLRTNGQLCDAILKVENRSFSVHRAVLSICSPYFRTLFTNRLLMTADQKEYVIPSVSAEMIQIIIDFAYTKKAQITLRNVKQLLPVADRLHVYELTKQCCDYMSENLDTDGCMDTYAFAKKHYFKGLEDGCYDFIMRNFRKFSLSSEAFAELSIDEVCKILSSDDLNVKNEEIVFAAVIRWIDHAPESRKCEIYRLLKTVRLGFLTTRYFAENIRTHPYVAENSLCKPLVRDALKFLCSLDMDDYRILNLESPLAKPRIPHEVLFIVGGCHNGTMTNGVKSYDSRAEKWIDCRYLEEGLHAYHALVAMSTKIYVIGGYDGFHYINGVRCFDVVTKEWNVVAPMHKNRCYVSAVQLGDHIYAIGGYDGHDRLGSAENYLPSRNQWTMIAPMHHQRSDAKAAAFNEKIYIFGGYDGEMCLNSGEYYTPFTNQWTLIEPMRMRRTGFGIAILDGYIYCMGGFGGITRMSCGERYNPVTDTWHAVPDMYYIRSHFGFEVLDDMLFAFGGFDGINSISGVEYFDTKTQEWYDNADLPVSLEAFGTCIVKGIPNVKDYIYQPKPKETSGKKDSI; from the exons ATGATTATAGCAGCAGTGGTTTCCTCTATCGCCTTAAGGAACAGTCAAACGGAACAGGAAATGGAGACGCCCTTACAACGGGGATTAAAGAAAGGCGATGACAAATTAGAGCTAAGTGCGCATGCGTACGATGTCCTCACGGATCTCAGAACAAACGGGCAGCTTTGTGATGCCATTCTAAAAGTTGAGAACCGGTCTTTTTCTGTTCATCGTGCAGTTTTGTCTATCTGCAGCCCATACTTCCGTACGCTGTTTACAAACAGACTATTGATGACTGCTGACCAGAAGGAATATGTGATTCCTTCAGTAAGCGCGGAAATGATACAGATTATCATCGATTTTGCATACACGAAGAAGGCACAAATCACTTTACGCAATGTGAAGCAACTACTTCCTGTTGCGGATCGACTTCATGTATATGAACTGACAAAGCAATGTTGCGACTACATGTCTGAAAATCTGGACACAGACGGATGCATGGATACTTACGCATTTGCTAAGAAACACTACTTCAAAGGACTCGAAGACGGGTGCTACGATTTTATAATGAGAAATTTTCGCAAATTTTCTCTATCAAGTGAAGCATTTGCAGAGCTCAGCATTGACGAAGTTTGTAAAATTCTTTCATCGGACGATCTAAACGTCAAAAATGAAGAAATCGTTTTTGCTGCCGTTATACGATGGATTGATCATGCCCCCGAGAGCCGGAAGTGCGAGATATATCGTTTGTTGAAGACTGTCCGTCTTGGATTTCTCACCACGCGATATTTCGCGGAAAATATTCGGACACATCCATACGTTGCGGAAAATTCGTTATGCAAACCGCTTGTGCGTGATGCCCTGAAGTTCCTCTGTTCTCTGGATATGGATGATTACAGG ATACTGAACCTCGAGAGTCCATTGGCCAAACCGAGGATTCCCCACGAAGTTCTATTTATAGTCGGGGGATGCCATAACGGAACCATGACCAATGGCGTCAAATCGTATGACAGTCGTGCCGAAAAGTGGATTGATTGTCGTTATCTGGAGGAAG GTTTACACGCCTACCATGCGTTAGTTGCTATGAGCACAAAGATTTATGTCATCGGGGGCTACGATGGATTCCATTATATCAACGGCGTACGCTGTTTCGACGTTGTAACTAAGGAATGGAACGTGGTTGCTCCTATGCACAAAAACAG GTGCTACGTGAGCGCGGTACAGCTGGGGGATCATATTTACGCCATTGGAGGCTATGACGGCCACGACCGACTAGGATCTGCCGAGAATTACCTCCCTTCCCGGAACCAGTGGACAATGATTGCTCCAATGCATCACCAACGCAGTGATGCTAAGGCCGCCGCATTCAATG agaaaatttacatttttggaGGATATGACGGCGAGATGTGTTTGAATTCGGGGGAATATTACACACCTTTCACCAACCAGTGGACACTAATTGAACCTATGCGCATGCGCAGAACTGGTTTCGGCATAGCTATACTTGACGGCTACATCTATTGTATGGGTGGCTTTGGAGGCATAACTCGCATGTCTTGCGGCGAACGCTACAATCCCGTTACAGACACATGGCATGCAGTACCGGATATGTATTATATCCGAAGCCACTTTGGGTTTGAG GTATTAGACGACATGCTGTTTGCCTTTGGAGGATTTGATGGCATAAATTCCATTTCGGGTGTCGAATATTTCGATACCAAGACACAGGAATG GTATGACAATGCTGACTTACCGGTCAGTCTTGAGGCATTCGGAACATGTATTGTGAAAGGTATTCCGAACGTCAAAGATTACATTTATCAACCAAAACCGAAAGAGACATCCGGCAAGAAGGACtcaatttga